A genomic segment from uncultured Desulfuromonas sp. encodes:
- a CDS encoding S1-like domain-containing RNA-binding protein, with the protein MVQIGCWHTLVVVSRDDRGATLLLEEQPVLLPKKECPMATRVGDELTVFVYNGRQDQLMATFNKPLAEAGQFALMRVSQSNKFGAFVDWGLDKELLVPFAEQPERLKVGRDYIVHVGIDNSGRLIGSTRIERHLDAEDIPFSPGEEVDVLIWQLTDLGAKVIVNNRYAGLIYRDDLPPDLKRGEQGKAYVLRVREDHLIDITLRKVGKAGMDEARQVVFEALQVEGRLPLTDKSSPEEIEQVLGLSKKAFKRAVGILYKERLIEIAENEIRLS; encoded by the coding sequence ATGGTTCAGATTGGTTGTTGGCATACGCTGGTAGTGGTGTCGCGTGATGATCGCGGTGCCACATTGTTGCTTGAAGAGCAGCCGGTACTCTTGCCGAAAAAAGAATGTCCCATGGCGACCCGGGTGGGCGATGAGCTGACGGTGTTTGTCTATAATGGCCGCCAGGATCAGCTGATGGCGACGTTTAATAAGCCGTTGGCTGAAGCGGGTCAGTTCGCCTTAATGCGCGTCAGTCAGTCCAACAAGTTCGGTGCCTTTGTAGACTGGGGACTCGACAAAGAGTTACTGGTGCCATTTGCGGAACAGCCGGAGCGGCTGAAGGTCGGTCGCGACTATATTGTTCATGTCGGCATTGATAATAGCGGGCGGCTGATCGGCAGTACCCGCATTGAACGCCATCTGGATGCCGAAGATATCCCCTTCAGCCCAGGTGAAGAAGTCGATGTGCTGATCTGGCAATTGACTGACCTTGGTGCCAAGGTCATTGTCAACAACCGTTACGCTGGCCTGATTTATCGCGATGACTTACCACCCGATCTCAAAAGAGGTGAACAGGGTAAAGCCTATGTGTTGCGCGTGCGCGAAGATCATTTGATCGACATCACATTACGCAAAGTGGGCAAGGCCGGTATGGATGAGGCGCGTCAGGTGGTCTTTGAAGCATTGCAGGTCGAAGGGCGGTTGCCTCTGACGGATAAAAGCTCTCCTGAAGAAATCGAGCAGGTGCTGGGTTTGAGCAAGAAGGCGTTCAAGCGCGCTGTGGGCATTTTGTATAAGGAGCGGTTGATTGAGATTGCTGAAAATGAAATCCGTTTGAGCTAG
- a CDS encoding mechanosensitive ion channel family protein has translation MEQLHAWLQLEYFDISLQRYALALGIVLLCLIFKRLFSRLLTRVISPLVDRTENTFDDLLLQSLRRPLEFLVFIAGLFIALQVLQLPSEPTNLKQFGQALIKTLFTFNIGWILFNAVDILECTIAKWAHHTGSPLDDHLLPFIRKSARLFIIVLAVVLVIQNLGYSISGLLASLGLGGLAVALAAKDTLSNIFGSIMILLDRPFRVGDWVQTDNLEGVVEEIGFRSTKIRTFAKTLITVPNNIIANTSLNNYSRMPKRRIKMSVGVTYDSTPQQMREAVAAIRTMLKNHPAIQQDFMLVNFTDFGASSLDILVYCFTTTTVWGEYLEAREDVCLKIMEILEELNMEIAFPSQSIYVHDNSDSLIDPDRLASTEENA, from the coding sequence ATGGAGCAACTCCACGCCTGGCTGCAACTGGAGTATTTCGATATTTCATTACAACGCTATGCCCTCGCTCTGGGCATTGTGCTGCTATGTCTGATCTTCAAGCGTCTGTTTAGCCGTCTGCTGACTCGCGTCATCTCGCCGCTGGTGGACCGCACCGAGAACACCTTTGACGATCTACTGCTGCAGAGCTTGCGGCGGCCACTGGAATTTCTCGTTTTTATTGCCGGGTTGTTCATCGCCCTGCAGGTGCTACAGCTCCCCTCGGAGCCGACCAATCTGAAACAGTTCGGCCAGGCTCTGATCAAGACCTTGTTCACCTTCAACATTGGCTGGATCCTGTTTAACGCCGTCGATATTCTTGAATGCACCATTGCCAAGTGGGCGCATCATACCGGCTCGCCGCTCGACGATCATCTGCTGCCGTTTATTCGTAAGTCGGCGCGGCTATTTATTATCGTATTGGCCGTGGTGTTGGTGATTCAGAACCTCGGCTATTCGATTTCCGGCTTGCTCGCCTCCCTCGGCCTCGGTGGTCTGGCCGTCGCCTTGGCGGCCAAAGATACGCTGTCCAACATTTTCGGCTCGATCATGATCCTGCTTGATCGTCCCTTCCGCGTCGGCGACTGGGTGCAAACCGACAATCTGGAAGGGGTGGTCGAAGAGATCGGCTTTCGCTCCACCAAGATCCGCACCTTTGCCAAAACCCTGATCACCGTGCCCAACAACATCATCGCCAACACGTCGCTGAACAACTACAGCCGCATGCCCAAACGCCGCATCAAGATGAGTGTCGGCGTCACCTACGACAGCACCCCGCAACAGATGCGCGAGGCGGTGGCCGCCATTCGCACTATGCTGAAAAACCACCCGGCCATCCAGCAGGATTTCATGCTGGTCAACTTCACCGACTTCGGCGCGTCGTCTCTGGATATTTTGGTCTACTGTTTCACCACGACTACGGTATGGGGCGAATACCTTGAAGCCCGCGAAGATGTGTGTCTGAAAATCATGGAGATCCTCGAAGAACTTAATATGGAAATTGCCTTCCCCAGCCAGAGCATCTATGTTCACGACAACAGCGACAGCCTGATCGACCCCGATCGCTTGGCATCCACTGAGGAGAACGCCTGA
- a CDS encoding symporter small accessory protein: protein MLGLEGILVPLGMILTLLSTVLCIVYGLLNWNKGYMTDEEFTQEQRWNEEEQHVEEQL, encoded by the coding sequence ATGCTAGGACTTGAAGGGATTCTCGTGCCCCTGGGCATGATCCTTACTTTGCTCAGCACCGTGCTGTGCATTGTCTATGGCCTGCTCAACTGGAACAAAGGCTATATGACCGACGAAGAGTTCACCCAGGAACAACGCTGGAACGAAGAAGAACAACACGTCGAAGAGCAACTTTAA
- a CDS encoding YbfB/YjiJ family MFS transporter: MNPAQDKQIAITVLLGGIFGMMVAMGIGRFAYTPILPLMQRDLGINNSVAGSLAALNYTGYLMGALLCMLSPTVLRQRAFPATALVLSIATTLGMGLTTSTLLWSAMRFTGGVASAVLFIIITAEVAETLIRHHHGHWLGTLYSGIGLGIAASGALVPWLSHLGGWSGAWLGMAALSVVMSAIGLILGRRHIDVHPTTRNLSSCPSQPRHPLWPLAIAYFLEGLGYIVSATFLVAMIAATPGLEDFAPYSWTIVGLAAIPSTLIWPFVAQRIGQQKALIAAFSIQAAGTLVSMYADSVAEVVFCATSFGATFLGIVALTLSEGNRRWPAETHHAAAILTTAFSLGQMFGPAIAGVLADHESGFALPLGLAGSCVICGGIILFFDHFPPR; encoded by the coding sequence ATGAACCCAGCACAGGACAAACAGATCGCCATCACGGTTTTACTCGGCGGGATTTTCGGCATGATGGTCGCGATGGGCATCGGCCGTTTTGCGTACACACCGATCTTACCACTGATGCAGCGCGACCTCGGGATCAACAACAGTGTTGCCGGCAGCCTAGCCGCATTAAACTATACAGGCTACCTCATGGGTGCCCTGTTGTGCATGCTGTCTCCGACGGTATTGCGTCAGCGCGCCTTTCCGGCGACGGCCCTGGTTCTCAGCATTGCCACAACGTTGGGCATGGGGCTGACCACGTCGACACTGCTCTGGAGTGCCATGCGCTTCACCGGCGGAGTGGCGAGTGCCGTGCTGTTTATTATCATTACAGCGGAAGTCGCCGAAACCCTGATCCGTCATCATCACGGACACTGGCTGGGAACTCTTTACAGCGGAATCGGCTTGGGCATTGCCGCAAGCGGTGCGCTGGTGCCATGGCTCAGTCATCTCGGCGGCTGGTCCGGAGCATGGCTCGGCATGGCTGCCCTGTCAGTGGTCATGTCCGCGATTGGCCTGATTCTGGGTCGCCGTCACATTGATGTCCACCCGACAACACGAAACCTCTCTTCATGCCCGTCCCAGCCGCGGCATCCTCTGTGGCCACTGGCAATCGCTTATTTTCTTGAAGGACTCGGCTATATTGTCTCGGCAACCTTCCTTGTGGCGATGATCGCCGCAACACCAGGGCTTGAAGATTTCGCCCCTTACAGTTGGACCATCGTCGGCCTGGCAGCCATTCCGTCGACACTGATCTGGCCATTTGTGGCTCAACGCATCGGCCAACAAAAAGCTTTGATCGCCGCATTCAGCATTCAGGCCGCCGGGACACTGGTCAGCATGTATGCCGACTCTGTGGCCGAAGTCGTGTTTTGCGCAACAAGTTTTGGTGCCACCTTTCTTGGCATAGTCGCCCTGACACTCTCTGAAGGTAACCGTCGTTGGCCGGCAGAGACGCACCATGCCGCTGCGATTTTAACGACCGCTTTCAGCCTCGGCCAGATGTTCGGTCCAGCGATTGCCGGTGTTCTTGCCGACCACGAGTCCGGCTTTGCGCTGCCACTTGGCTTGGCCGGAAGTTGTGTTATTTGTGGAGGGATCATCCTCTTTTTTGATCATTTCCCCCCGAGATAA
- a CDS encoding LysR family transcriptional regulator, whose translation MELYQLQSFAVIAQTKNLTRAAETLNLSQSALSSQLKGLEEDLGVTLFKRGARGMRLTLQGEQLLDEANRVLSSVRQLREQAHALHQGGGELVTLGLNASPSFLRIASISRRLSQLHGEVRPVFQTSQTVNTARMLRDGQIDVGFHYGRMRERDIVHQVLAEVRVCVVIPTRLSDDVDSLNWTQVAALPWIWVGNDCPFYTMLMERIERQLLPRQVVTTVDEQIVRELVADGQGVAMMREDEAMPLVQRGRVKIWEPGWLTLPLGLAWLSKNAGQDRIRSMVSVIQDVWQTEQTEDDSETPYWL comes from the coding sequence ATGGAACTTTATCAGCTACAGTCGTTTGCCGTCATCGCCCAGACCAAGAATTTGACCCGCGCTGCGGAGACCCTCAACCTGAGTCAGTCTGCGTTGTCGAGCCAGCTTAAAGGCTTGGAGGAAGACCTGGGAGTGACCCTGTTCAAACGCGGAGCGCGTGGTATGCGCCTGACTCTGCAGGGCGAACAGTTGCTCGATGAGGCCAATCGCGTGCTCAGCTCGGTACGTCAGTTGCGCGAGCAGGCTCATGCCCTGCATCAGGGCGGTGGTGAACTGGTGACACTTGGCCTCAATGCCAGCCCGTCCTTTTTACGCATTGCCTCAATTTCCCGTCGTTTGAGCCAATTGCACGGTGAGGTGCGACCGGTATTTCAAACCAGTCAGACGGTCAACACCGCACGGATGTTGAGAGATGGGCAGATTGATGTCGGCTTTCATTATGGACGGATGCGCGAGCGCGATATTGTCCATCAGGTGTTGGCTGAGGTGCGGGTGTGTGTGGTGATTCCAACGCGGTTGAGTGACGATGTCGACAGTCTGAACTGGACGCAGGTCGCCGCGTTACCCTGGATCTGGGTTGGTAATGACTGCCCGTTTTATACCATGTTGATGGAGCGGATTGAGCGGCAGCTGTTGCCACGTCAGGTGGTGACAACCGTCGATGAACAGATTGTCCGCGAACTGGTCGCCGATGGTCAGGGCGTGGCCATGATGCGTGAGGATGAAGCCATGCCTCTGGTACAGCGTGGCCGGGTGAAAATCTGGGAGCCGGGCTGGCTGACTCTGCCGTTGGGACTGGCCTGGCTGAGTAAGAATGCCGGTCAGGACCGTATCCGTTCCATGGTCAGCGTTATCCAGGATGTCTGGCAGACAGAGCAGACCGAGGATGACAGTGAAACACCTTATTGGCTGTAG
- a CDS encoding 4-oxalocrotonate tautomerase family protein has translation MPYVHFRITNEGATKEQKAALIKGATQLLVDVLGKNPATTVVTIEEVETDNWGIGGETVTVLRQKKG, from the coding sequence ATGCCTTACGTTCATTTCCGCATTACCAACGAAGGTGCCACCAAGGAGCAGAAAGCCGCACTGATCAAAGGGGCGACGCAGCTGTTGGTGGATGTCCTGGGTAAAAATCCGGCGACCACTGTCGTCACCATTGAAGAAGTCGAAACCGATAACTGGGGCATCGGCGGTGAAACCGTGACCGTGCTACGGCAAAAAAAGGGTTGA
- a CDS encoding DUF2284 domain-containing protein: MEENQLRQFTDKARALGMDDASCVVVTELPIDPTLTDFCLECGAYGESALCPPHRGAIDDVPGMLAGYEWAVVFKRDLPVSDLQSDEYQVEARQIHVVAAQLEKWARMRGFKAAGLAAGSCKRLFCATSKTCQALEPGGVCRFPQWSRLSLSALGINVFELCDKIGWPIEKVTRDSKHPSDAMGVLVGILLVGKN; encoded by the coding sequence ATGGAAGAAAATCAGTTGCGACAGTTCACCGATAAAGCCCGTGCGTTGGGAATGGATGATGCCAGCTGTGTTGTCGTGACGGAATTGCCGATTGATCCTACCCTGACGGACTTTTGTCTTGAATGCGGTGCCTATGGCGAGTCGGCCCTGTGCCCTCCCCATCGTGGTGCCATTGATGATGTGCCGGGCATGCTGGCCGGCTATGAATGGGCCGTGGTCTTTAAACGCGATCTGCCGGTCTCTGATCTGCAGAGTGATGAGTACCAGGTTGAGGCGCGACAAATTCATGTCGTTGCCGCCCAGTTGGAAAAATGGGCGCGTATGCGCGGTTTCAAAGCGGCCGGGTTGGCTGCCGGTTCGTGTAAGCGGCTGTTCTGTGCGACCAGTAAAACCTGTCAGGCCCTGGAGCCGGGGGGCGTGTGTCGCTTTCCCCAGTGGTCACGTCTTTCGTTGTCAGCACTTGGCATCAATGTGTTTGAGCTGTGTGACAAAATTGGTTGGCCGATTGAGAAGGTGACGCGTGACAGTAAGCATCCTTCCGATGCCATGGGTGTGTTGGTGGGCATTCTTCTGGTGGGCAAAAATTAG
- a CDS encoding rhodanese-like domain-containing protein → MELLMKWRGPLFGGAAILFFAIAACGENIAPKALSQQLKKKNRPVVVDVRSSFEYQSGHVPGAIHIPFWSVLFSRSKLPKELDGLVIYCEHGPRAVLARGLFLMIGVRPVAFLKGHMAAWRQARLPME, encoded by the coding sequence ATGGAACTGTTGATGAAATGGCGCGGCCCCCTGTTTGGTGGTGCTGCAATCCTGTTTTTTGCCATTGCCGCCTGCGGTGAAAATATTGCACCGAAAGCATTGAGCCAACAGCTGAAAAAAAAGAACCGTCCTGTGGTCGTGGATGTACGCAGTTCGTTCGAATATCAGTCCGGGCATGTGCCGGGAGCGATTCATATTCCGTTTTGGTCGGTGCTGTTCAGTCGATCAAAATTGCCAAAAGAGTTGGATGGGCTTGTGATCTATTGTGAACATGGTCCGCGAGCGGTGTTGGCTCGCGGACTGTTTCTGATGATCGGTGTCCGTCCCGTTGCTTTTCTTAAAGGACACATGGCGGCTTGGCGTCAAGCCCGGTTGCCCATGGAATAA
- a CDS encoding GSU3529 family protein, producing MEHFQRLAEAIRKEHEQGELPDYLVAPLQMVIENAEHYQNRLDLVECLVEQLSDLDPYSDCGCFGEGYTVSDLITTLKKLDIEVSGATPSQCSLP from the coding sequence ATGGAGCACTTTCAACGACTGGCCGAAGCCATCCGCAAAGAACATGAGCAGGGAGAACTCCCCGATTACCTGGTCGCACCATTACAGATGGTCATCGAAAATGCCGAACACTATCAGAACCGCCTGGACCTGGTCGAATGCCTTGTTGAACAATTGTCAGACCTTGATCCCTACAGCGACTGTGGCTGTTTTGGCGAAGGCTATACCGTCTCTGATCTGATCACGACCTTGAAAAAACTCGACATTGAGGTCTCTGGCGCAACACCGTCTCAATGTTCTCTGCCTTAA
- a CDS encoding sodium:solute symporter family protein, which translates to MSIPLLTTVVVVYLAIIAILSLQAWKKTHNAADYLVAGRQIHPFVMALSYGATFVSTSAIIGFGGAAAVFGMSLQWLTFLTVFVGVFIAFVFFGRRTRVMGLNLNAHTFPEFLGLRFESTRLQGATGALIFIAMPLYASVVLMGGAKFIAQILDTNYNVALFFLTIFVAVYVIMGGLKAVMYTDAFQGSMMFIGMVSLLVATYYKLGGFITAHQRLTDMQEIAIKIFGAKGHTGWTNFPAFGTEYWLVVVTTIVLGVGIGVLAQPQLIVRFMTVKSNRELNRAVLIGGIFVLIVVGVSLAIGALANVFFYYENPETAGKIALIAAGKNVSEIIPLYISTAMPQWFTAVFMITLLSAGMSTLSSQFHAMGTALGRDIYEKALGGSGNSIILTKMGILFAILISYFLAWALPTFFEGGTAIIARGTAIFFGICAAAFLPMYFGALYFRNMTRLSAWACFVTGTLTSLFWLFFVHAKESKPLMVCNALFGVDSLGSGTLWAVVDPLVIALPASALVTILFNLKRNKAYSEQHIERCFHNIK; encoded by the coding sequence ATGAGCATCCCTTTACTGACCACCGTTGTTGTCGTTTATCTGGCCATCATCGCCATTTTATCGCTTCAAGCCTGGAAGAAAACCCACAATGCCGCCGACTACCTGGTCGCCGGTCGTCAGATTCACCCCTTTGTCATGGCCCTGTCCTACGGCGCCACCTTTGTCAGCACCTCAGCCATTATCGGCTTCGGCGGTGCGGCGGCGGTGTTCGGCATGAGCCTGCAATGGCTGACGTTTCTCACCGTGTTTGTCGGCGTCTTTATTGCCTTTGTCTTTTTCGGTCGTCGCACCCGGGTGATGGGGCTAAATCTCAATGCCCACACCTTTCCGGAATTTCTCGGTCTGCGCTTTGAGTCCACCCGTTTGCAGGGTGCCACCGGCGCGTTGATCTTCATCGCCATGCCACTGTATGCCAGTGTCGTGCTGATGGGCGGAGCCAAGTTTATCGCCCAGATCCTCGACACCAACTACAACGTGGCGCTTTTTTTCCTGACCATCTTCGTCGCCGTGTACGTCATTATGGGCGGGCTCAAAGCAGTCATGTACACCGATGCCTTTCAGGGCAGCATGATGTTTATCGGCATGGTCTCCCTGCTGGTGGCCACCTACTATAAGCTGGGCGGATTCATCACTGCCCATCAACGCCTGACCGACATGCAGGAAATTGCCATCAAAATCTTCGGTGCCAAAGGCCACACCGGCTGGACCAATTTCCCGGCATTCGGCACTGAGTATTGGCTGGTGGTCGTCACCACCATCGTCCTCGGCGTTGGTATCGGTGTTCTGGCCCAGCCTCAGCTGATCGTGCGTTTCATGACGGTCAAGAGCAACCGTGAGTTGAACCGCGCCGTTCTCATCGGCGGCATTTTCGTCCTGATTGTCGTTGGCGTCTCTCTCGCCATCGGAGCGCTGGCCAACGTATTTTTCTACTATGAAAATCCGGAGACGGCAGGCAAAATTGCCCTGATAGCCGCAGGAAAAAATGTCTCGGAGATTATCCCGCTTTATATCAGTACGGCCATGCCCCAGTGGTTTACCGCCGTGTTTATGATCACCCTGCTCTCTGCGGGCATGAGCACCCTGAGTTCCCAGTTTCACGCCATGGGCACCGCCCTGGGTCGTGACATCTACGAAAAAGCTCTGGGCGGCAGCGGCAACAGCATCATTCTCACCAAGATGGGCATTCTGTTTGCCATCCTGATCAGTTATTTTCTCGCTTGGGCGCTACCGACATTTTTTGAAGGGGGAACAGCGATCATTGCACGGGGAACGGCGATTTTCTTCGGCATCTGCGCGGCCGCATTTCTGCCCATGTATTTCGGCGCACTCTATTTTCGCAACATGACGCGTCTCAGCGCCTGGGCCTGCTTTGTCACCGGCACTCTGACCAGCCTGTTCTGGCTGTTTTTTGTTCACGCCAAAGAATCAAAGCCCTTAATGGTCTGCAACGCCCTGTTTGGCGTCGATTCTCTGGGTTCCGGCACCTTGTGGGCGGTGGTTGACCCACTGGTCATTGCGCTCCCCGCTTCTGCTCTGGTAACGATTCTGTTCAACCTGAAACGCAACAAAGCTTATTCAGAGCAGCACATTGAGCGCTGTTTTCACAATATCAAATAG
- a CDS encoding YhdH/YhfP family quinone oxidoreductase — MSTPFRAFLVTSPEPKQFVRQVVERDVDALPAGELLVRVAYSSLNYKDALSATGNPGVTRHYPHTPGIDAAGVVVECCDGRFSTGEEVIVTSYDLGMETDGGFSEMIRVPSAWALKLPAEMTLKQSMMYGTAGLTAALSVQQLVEGGVTPQQGEVLVTGATGGVGSLAVAILAKLGYQVTAATGKLSERDYLTGLGATTVITRDEVTENNERPLIKPRWAGVVDCVGGPMLAAAIKATRYDGVVTCCGLVGSPNLDINVFPFILRGVRLIGIDSAECPMPRRQAVWKKLANEWALPQLDSMNDEISLDGLKDAIESMLAGTLKRRILVKP, encoded by the coding sequence AGCCAAAACAATTTGTCCGCCAGGTCGTTGAACGCGACGTTGATGCGCTGCCAGCGGGAGAGCTCCTGGTCCGCGTGGCGTATTCATCTCTTAACTACAAAGACGCCCTGTCCGCGACCGGCAATCCCGGAGTCACACGACATTACCCGCACACCCCCGGCATTGATGCCGCCGGCGTCGTGGTTGAGTGCTGTGACGGCCGCTTTTCAACGGGTGAAGAGGTTATTGTGACCAGCTACGATCTGGGCATGGAAACTGATGGCGGCTTCTCTGAAATGATTCGGGTTCCAAGCGCCTGGGCGCTTAAGCTTCCCGCAGAAATGACGTTAAAACAAAGCATGATGTATGGCACTGCCGGTTTGACCGCCGCGTTAAGTGTACAACAGCTGGTTGAGGGAGGAGTCACCCCGCAACAGGGGGAAGTCCTTGTTACCGGTGCCACCGGAGGTGTCGGCAGTCTGGCCGTGGCCATTCTTGCCAAGCTGGGTTATCAGGTGACTGCTGCAACGGGAAAACTTTCAGAACGCGACTACCTCACAGGACTTGGCGCCACAACGGTTATCACCCGTGACGAGGTGACTGAAAACAACGAACGCCCTTTGATTAAACCTCGCTGGGCTGGCGTGGTCGATTGTGTCGGTGGCCCAATGCTTGCCGCCGCGATCAAGGCAACCCGATACGACGGTGTTGTCACCTGCTGCGGCTTGGTCGGCTCGCCCAATCTCGACATCAATGTTTTCCCTTTTATCCTGCGGGGCGTGCGGCTGATCGGCATCGACTCAGCAGAGTGCCCGATGCCTCGCCGCCAGGCGGTATGGAAGAAGCTCGCAAACGAATGGGCACTACCGCAGCTGGACAGCATGAATGACGAGATCAGTCTGGACGGCTTGAAAGATGCCATCGAATCAATGCTGGCCGGGACATTGAAACGACGGATTCTGGTCAAGCCATGA
- a CDS encoding LysR family transcriptional regulator has product MEIRDLKIFLAVARHGSISRAAEELNYVQSNVTTRVRQLEERLATTLFHRKSKGVCLTASGQTLRDYAERIIQLTREAQNAVSAQGPPQGKLAIGSMETTAAVRLPDMLADFHRRYPQVELNLVTAPSVVSLKKLLDFEVDGAFVAGEIDLQRVEKRRVFEEELVLIAPRDMDPFAVASLKILVFRAGCSYRAQLEDWLRQRGRVGYQVVELGSIEGIVACVAAGMGISLLPRSVVERPHLAENCAIRKVTDGFGLMTTWFVWRRGENPSKALQAFQSLLFADVE; this is encoded by the coding sequence ATGGAAATCCGTGATCTGAAAATTTTTTTGGCTGTGGCCCGTCATGGCAGTATTTCCCGCGCTGCCGAAGAATTGAACTATGTGCAGTCCAATGTGACCACACGTGTCCGGCAGCTGGAAGAGCGCTTGGCAACCACGCTGTTTCACCGTAAAAGCAAGGGCGTGTGCCTCACGGCTTCAGGGCAAACCTTGCGTGATTATGCCGAACGCATTATTCAACTGACCAGGGAAGCTCAAAACGCTGTCAGTGCGCAGGGCCCGCCGCAAGGAAAGCTTGCTATCGGCTCTATGGAGACAACTGCGGCGGTTCGTTTGCCCGATATGCTGGCCGATTTTCACCGCCGCTATCCGCAGGTTGAATTGAATCTGGTGACCGCACCATCTGTGGTGTCTTTGAAAAAACTGCTTGATTTCGAGGTTGATGGGGCTTTTGTTGCCGGAGAGATAGATCTCCAACGTGTGGAGAAGCGCCGTGTCTTTGAAGAAGAGTTGGTGCTGATTGCGCCGCGTGACATGGACCCGTTTGCTGTGGCGTCATTGAAAATCCTGGTTTTTCGTGCCGGTTGCTCTTATCGGGCGCAGCTGGAAGACTGGCTGCGTCAAAGGGGCAGGGTGGGCTATCAGGTGGTCGAACTGGGATCTATCGAAGGTATAGTCGCCTGTGTTGCTGCCGGGATGGGCATCAGTCTTCTGCCGCGTTCCGTGGTTGAGCGCCCCCATTTGGCGGAGAATTGTGCGATTCGGAAAGTGACTGATGGCTTTGGCCTGATGACAACATGGTTTGTCTGGCGGCGTGGTGAAAATCCAAGCAAAGCGCTGCAGGCTTTTCAGAGTCTACTCTTTGCTGATGTCGAGTGA
- a CDS encoding pyrimidine/purine nucleoside phosphorylase, translated as MNYQSPQEFVQATVTCKANLYFDGKVISHSLVLPNGEKKTLGVMFAGSYRFETDAAEKMEIIAGQCKVKVAGQGDWIGFEAGTWFDVPAKSFFEIEVADEGMEYVCSFIS; from the coding sequence ATGAATTATCAATCCCCTCAAGAGTTTGTTCAAGCCACTGTGACATGTAAGGCCAACCTTTATTTTGATGGCAAGGTGATCAGTCACAGTCTTGTTTTGCCGAATGGTGAGAAAAAGACGCTCGGTGTCATGTTTGCCGGCAGCTATCGTTTTGAAACTGATGCAGCGGAAAAAATGGAAATCATCGCCGGTCAGTGTAAAGTGAAAGTTGCCGGTCAAGGCGACTGGATCGGTTTTGAAGCCGGGACCTGGTTTGATGTGCCGGCGAAATCCTTTTTTGAAATTGAAGTAGCGGACGAAGGGATGGAATACGTCTGCTCATTTATCTCTTAA